In Mycolicibacterium mucogenicum DSM 44124, the following are encoded in one genomic region:
- a CDS encoding FUSC family protein — translation MQLLAAVRRASVLSAADPGHIRLRSAASTTFSLLLAIGAMLAFTRAAGQPVTVAMLGAVVAMQASAAVKDRDQRSRNITTLLLFFPAIGAMALAAVLVPHGKIVDVGFIAVLFAAVWVRRYGPRGNALGMVAFISYFFVMFLRTPVHQIPVLAVAVAVGILSSLAVHVLLFPERPRVEARRLLSALRAASLSTLDVATRRGEVSVDVARHQLDQLGETALLIDDWLDRHEAAKSLSVTSKDLALRVFEAQIMLEQAASFLWGLDQDEPWPEGLVDAVAALRICLDNNPTDEQLRQARRLGAAAADKADLSTSAGVATATAYRAMQAHLAIHHITTNARGISDDDIAAAGTDADDDQDAPTGLNPSTKSAIQVAVATSAATVLGNLISPDRGYWAVLTAFLVFTGVTTRGEILSRAGHRIVGTIAGVVAGVLLAAEIGHNPALQIVVLVVCVFFAFYLATVAYFWLTFFVTVLLAMLYGLLGNFSAQVLEVRIAETAVGSLVGIASAYFVFSTKTRATFAAKVNDYLDQMERVIGTAVTAVLDAGDAGDLVADTRRMDNALKEAVTAGKPLQMGPLSELRHGVRRMMRGLQVANRSAHALARAGVTAAHGAQVPDGADEALHQAAARAGAAVAGIRKLVAGDDPNTSEKRSDTALFDVGLPEMRPGPVRASVRALNVIDRALTEVTVRV, via the coding sequence GTGCAGTTATTGGCGGCGGTACGGAGAGCGAGTGTCCTCAGCGCCGCCGATCCGGGGCACATCAGGCTGCGGAGCGCGGCGTCGACCACGTTCTCGCTGCTGCTGGCGATCGGCGCGATGCTGGCGTTCACGCGTGCGGCCGGCCAGCCGGTGACGGTCGCGATGCTGGGCGCGGTGGTGGCGATGCAGGCCTCGGCCGCAGTCAAGGACCGAGACCAGCGCAGCCGCAACATCACGACGCTGCTGCTGTTCTTCCCGGCGATCGGCGCCATGGCCTTGGCCGCAGTCCTGGTGCCCCACGGGAAGATCGTCGACGTCGGCTTCATCGCCGTGCTCTTCGCCGCGGTATGGGTGCGGCGGTACGGCCCGCGCGGAAACGCGCTCGGGATGGTCGCGTTCATCTCGTACTTCTTCGTGATGTTCCTGCGGACCCCGGTGCATCAGATTCCGGTGCTGGCAGTCGCGGTTGCGGTGGGAATCCTGTCGTCGCTGGCGGTGCACGTGCTGCTGTTTCCGGAGCGGCCGCGCGTCGAGGCACGTCGCCTCCTGTCGGCGCTGCGCGCCGCGTCGCTCTCGACACTCGACGTCGCCACCCGGCGCGGCGAGGTGAGCGTCGACGTCGCACGGCACCAACTCGACCAGCTCGGTGAGACGGCGCTGCTCATCGACGACTGGCTGGACCGGCATGAGGCCGCGAAGTCCCTCAGCGTCACCAGCAAGGACCTGGCGCTGCGGGTGTTCGAGGCACAGATCATGCTGGAGCAGGCGGCGTCGTTCCTGTGGGGGCTGGACCAGGATGAGCCGTGGCCCGAGGGTCTGGTCGACGCGGTTGCAGCGCTGCGCATCTGCCTGGACAACAACCCCACCGACGAACAGCTGCGGCAGGCCCGACGGCTGGGGGCCGCGGCGGCCGACAAGGCCGACCTGTCGACCTCGGCGGGCGTCGCGACGGCGACGGCGTACCGGGCTATGCAGGCGCACTTGGCAATTCACCACATCACGACCAACGCCCGCGGCATCAGCGACGACGACATCGCCGCGGCCGGGACCGACGCTGACGACGATCAGGACGCGCCGACCGGACTCAATCCCAGCACCAAATCGGCGATTCAAGTCGCGGTGGCAACCAGTGCCGCAACGGTTCTGGGCAACCTGATCTCACCCGATCGTGGATATTGGGCGGTGCTGACGGCCTTCCTGGTGTTCACGGGTGTCACGACGCGCGGCGAGATCCTTTCGCGCGCAGGTCATCGCATCGTCGGCACCATCGCCGGGGTGGTGGCGGGTGTGCTGCTCGCCGCGGAGATCGGGCACAATCCGGCGTTGCAGATCGTCGTCCTGGTGGTCTGCGTGTTCTTCGCGTTCTACCTCGCGACCGTCGCCTACTTCTGGTTGACCTTCTTCGTCACGGTTCTGCTGGCGATGTTGTACGGGCTCCTCGGCAATTTCAGTGCCCAAGTGCTCGAGGTGCGCATCGCGGAAACAGCAGTGGGAAGCCTGGTGGGTATCGCGTCCGCGTATTTCGTCTTCTCCACCAAGACCCGGGCCACCTTCGCCGCGAAGGTCAATGACTACCTCGACCAGATGGAGCGGGTGATCGGCACCGCGGTAACGGCGGTACTCGATGCAGGCGATGCCGGCGATCTGGTTGCCGACACCCGCCGGATGGACAACGCGCTGAAGGAAGCCGTCACGGCCGGCAAACCGCTTCAGATGGGGCCACTTTCGGAGCTCCGGCATGGGGTCCGGCGCATGATGCGCGGTCTGCAGGTCGCGAACCGCTCGGCCCACGCGTTGGCTCGCGCGGGGGTCACCGCGGCACACGGTGCGCAAGTTCCCGACGGCGCCGACGAGGCCCTCCACCAGGCGGCGGCGCGCGCTGGTGCCGCGGTGGCCGGCATTCGGAAGCTGGTTGCCGGTGACGATCCGAACACGTCTGAGAAGCGCAGTGATACAGCTCTTTTCGATGTCGGTCTACCGGAGATGCGGCCAGGCCCGGTCCGGGCGTCGGTCCGGGCGCTCAATGTCATCGACCGCGCGCTGACAGAGGTGACCGTTCGGGTGTGA
- a CDS encoding fascin domain-containing protein yields the protein MVADIYPQPSAPKPTSMRKHRRLLAVAGVSAMAVMAVSLSGVASAATPTKTNCTFKTANGHYVTAVNSGGLTGLGQPSFDVIHTDAVRVGSWETFALVDAGDGTHYGIRAFDGHYLTAVGGGGRTTDVIHSDATQLQGWEKFTITKLPSAPGGQTVYSIGTIDGHFLTAVGGGGRTTDTIHSDATVANGWEQFHIHCAS from the coding sequence ATGGTTGCCGATATCTACCCCCAGCCGTCCGCGCCGAAACCGACGTCGATGCGCAAGCACCGGCGACTACTCGCCGTCGCCGGCGTTTCAGCGATGGCCGTCATGGCCGTGAGCTTGTCCGGTGTGGCCTCGGCGGCCACCCCGACGAAGACCAACTGCACATTCAAGACCGCCAATGGGCACTATGTGACGGCAGTCAACAGCGGCGGGTTGACGGGACTCGGCCAGCCGTCGTTCGACGTAATCCACACGGACGCAGTGCGGGTCGGCTCATGGGAGACCTTTGCGCTCGTCGATGCCGGTGACGGAACGCACTACGGAATCCGTGCCTTCGATGGGCACTACCTCACGGCCGTGGGCGGTGGTGGACGGACCACCGACGTCATCCACTCCGACGCCACACAGTTGCAGGGTTGGGAGAAATTCACCATCACCAAGCTCCCGTCGGCTCCGGGCGGTCAGACCGTGTATTCGATCGGCACCATCGACGGACACTTCCTCACGGCCGTGGGCGGTGGCGGACGAACCACTGACACCATCCATTCCGATGCCACAGTGGCCAACGGCTGGGAGCAGTTCCACATCCACTGCGCAAGCTGA
- a CDS encoding CD225/dispanin family protein produces MTEIPPGNYPPPPAGGLPPAGGPPNNNLVLGILVTIFCCLPFGIVSIVKATQVSGLWAQGQFQAAQTAADEAKKWATWGAIAGAVVLVIYLVFTFVIGAASYGAAFT; encoded by the coding sequence ATGACTGAGATACCACCAGGGAATTACCCTCCGCCGCCGGCCGGCGGCCTTCCGCCCGCAGGTGGACCGCCCAACAACAACCTGGTGCTGGGCATCCTCGTCACGATCTTCTGCTGCCTACCTTTCGGCATCGTGTCGATCGTCAAGGCGACTCAAGTCTCGGGTCTGTGGGCCCAGGGCCAGTTCCAAGCCGCGCAGACAGCCGCGGACGAGGCCAAGAAGTGGGCGACGTGGGGTGCGATCGCCGGCGCCGTGGTTCTCGTGATCTACCTGGTGTTCACATTCGTGATCGGCGCGGCGTCCTACGGGGCTGCGTTCACCTGA
- a CDS encoding heme-binding protein encodes MRIRNIIGAGLIAGATFIGTATTAIADPPDCTAGDLANVMSGVNAATASYLFTHPDVNAFFTGLKGKTRDQMRTDITTYMDANPQVKTEIEGIRQPAADFRARCNAPMPDGPMN; translated from the coding sequence ATGAGAATCCGCAACATCATCGGTGCCGGCCTGATCGCCGGTGCGACGTTTATCGGCACGGCGACGACCGCCATCGCCGACCCGCCAGACTGCACGGCCGGCGACCTCGCCAATGTGATGTCCGGCGTGAACGCCGCGACCGCGTCATACCTTTTCACCCACCCGGACGTGAACGCGTTCTTCACGGGTCTCAAGGGCAAGACGCGGGACCAGATGCGCACCGATATCACCACGTACATGGATGCGAACCCGCAGGTGAAGACCGAAATCGAGGGCATCCGCCAGCCCGCGGCCGACTTCCGCGCGCGCTGCAACGCACCGATGCCTGACGGCCCGATGAACTGA
- a CDS encoding Dyp-type peroxidase, with translation MLEFDDIQHILLTRTPALTGRYEFLTFDTPEGGRAWLSQMQDKVQSATDAKATMDESDRWVTLAFTWNGLRALGVPEESLATFPDAFREGMASRAAILGDIGPAAPEHWVGGLAGDDLHAIAILFSRTDEQNAKSIAAHDDLLARTDGVRSLSYLDLNATPPFNYAHDHFGFRDRLSQPVMKGSGEEPTPGSGDPLEPGEFILGYDDENGPVVDLPQPEVLSRNGSYMAYRRLEEHVGVFREYLRENADSPEGEELLAAKFMGRWRSGAPLVLAPDKDDPELGADPMRNNDFNYKKEDPFGYACPLGAHARRLNPRDTAHYMNRRRMIRRGATYGPALPDGAPDDGVDRGIAAFIICADLVRQFEFAQNVWINDKAFHELGNEHDPICGTQDGTLDFTVPKRPIRKVHKGLPAFTTMKGGGYFFLPGIGAIRYLASLGD, from the coding sequence ATGCTCGAGTTCGACGACATTCAGCACATCCTGCTGACTCGGACGCCGGCGCTCACCGGGCGCTACGAGTTCCTGACGTTCGACACCCCTGAGGGCGGCCGGGCGTGGTTGTCGCAGATGCAGGACAAGGTGCAGTCCGCGACCGACGCCAAGGCCACGATGGACGAGTCCGATCGTTGGGTCACGTTGGCGTTCACATGGAATGGCCTGCGTGCGTTAGGCGTGCCCGAGGAGTCATTGGCGACGTTCCCCGACGCGTTCCGGGAGGGCATGGCCTCGCGGGCCGCCATTCTGGGTGACATCGGGCCCGCAGCGCCGGAGCACTGGGTCGGCGGGCTGGCGGGCGACGACCTGCACGCCATCGCAATCCTGTTCTCCCGCACGGACGAACAGAATGCGAAGTCCATCGCGGCGCATGACGATCTGCTCGCGCGCACCGACGGCGTGCGCAGCCTGTCGTACCTGGATCTCAATGCCACGCCGCCGTTCAACTACGCCCACGATCACTTCGGATTCCGGGACCGGTTGTCGCAACCGGTAATGAAGGGGTCGGGGGAGGAGCCGACGCCGGGCTCGGGCGACCCGTTGGAGCCCGGAGAGTTCATTCTCGGGTACGACGACGAGAACGGCCCGGTGGTGGATCTGCCTCAGCCCGAGGTGCTTTCGCGCAACGGCAGCTACATGGCGTACCGCAGGCTCGAGGAGCACGTCGGCGTCTTTCGCGAGTACCTGCGCGAGAACGCGGACAGCCCGGAGGGCGAAGAGCTGCTGGCTGCCAAGTTCATGGGCCGGTGGCGCAGTGGCGCCCCGCTGGTGCTGGCGCCGGACAAGGACGACCCCGAATTGGGGGCGGATCCGATGCGCAACAACGACTTCAACTACAAGAAAGAAGATCCGTTCGGCTACGCGTGCCCGCTGGGGGCGCACGCACGGCGGCTCAATCCGCGCGACACCGCGCACTACATGAATCGTCGGCGGATGATCCGGCGCGGTGCGACGTACGGTCCGGCACTGCCCGACGGGGCGCCGGACGATGGCGTCGACCGCGGCATCGCGGCCTTCATCATCTGTGCGGATCTGGTGCGCCAGTTCGAGTTTGCGCAGAACGTCTGGATCAATGACAAGGCGTTCCATGAGCTCGGCAACGAACACGATCCGATCTGCGGCACGCAGGACGGCACGCTCGACTTCACCGTCCCGAAACGGCCGATCCGCAAGGTGCACAAGGGACTTCCGGCCTTCACCACGATGAAGGGCGGCGGCTACTTCTTCCTGCCCGGCATCGGCGCCATCCGTTACCTGGCGTCGCTGGGGGACTGA
- a CDS encoding general stress protein CsbD gives MGKSGPEEAAKGVVEGIKGKVKTLLGALVGRDDLFREGQAQQDKGEAQRDAAKREAEAESARAAAKAAEARERANQQDQ, from the coding sequence ATGGGTAAGAGCGGTCCGGAAGAAGCTGCCAAGGGTGTTGTCGAAGGCATCAAAGGCAAGGTGAAGACGTTGCTCGGTGCGCTCGTCGGCCGCGACGACCTGTTCCGTGAGGGACAGGCGCAGCAGGACAAGGGCGAAGCGCAGCGCGATGCGGCCAAGCGGGAAGCCGAGGCGGAATCCGCCCGGGCGGCCGCGAAGGCGGCGGAAGCGCGGGAGCGCGCGAACCAGCAGGATCAGTAG
- a CDS encoding TIGR03557 family F420-dependent LLM class oxidoreductase — protein sequence MTSFGYTLMTEQCGPKELVRHAVRAEEVGFDFEVCSDHYSPWLVSQGHAPNAWLVLGAVAHATSRVELCSYVTCPTMRYHPTVVAQQAATAQILADGRFLLGLGTGENLNEHVAGQGWPAYERRLDMLCEATKIIRQLLDGAVVNHKGEYFQVDAARLWDLPADPVPIGISMTGEKAVGRLADFADFMIDVSPDKPIVDQWLHERRVQGLETTGRAVAQLPICWDRDRDKAVQRAHEQFRWFGGGWPTNAELPNPKAFDAATRFVRPEDVADQIPCGPDIDAVVEAVSAYRDAGFTDIALVQIGGDSQDSFFDEAAPALLAALRADAA from the coding sequence ATGACTTCATTCGGCTACACCCTGATGACGGAGCAGTGCGGCCCGAAAGAGCTTGTCAGACATGCTGTTCGGGCCGAGGAAGTGGGCTTCGACTTCGAAGTCTGCAGTGACCACTACTCGCCGTGGCTGGTATCGCAGGGGCATGCGCCGAACGCCTGGCTGGTTCTTGGCGCCGTGGCGCATGCGACCAGCCGGGTGGAGCTCTGTTCCTACGTCACGTGCCCGACGATGCGGTACCACCCGACCGTCGTCGCACAACAGGCGGCGACGGCACAGATTCTGGCGGACGGCCGGTTCCTGCTCGGCCTGGGCACTGGTGAGAACCTCAATGAACACGTGGCGGGCCAGGGATGGCCGGCCTACGAGCGTCGGCTCGACATGTTGTGCGAGGCGACGAAGATCATTCGTCAGCTCCTCGACGGCGCCGTTGTCAATCACAAGGGCGAGTACTTCCAGGTCGATGCCGCGCGGCTGTGGGATCTGCCGGCCGATCCCGTGCCGATCGGCATCTCGATGACGGGGGAGAAGGCCGTCGGGCGGTTGGCTGACTTCGCCGATTTCATGATCGACGTTTCGCCCGACAAACCGATCGTGGACCAGTGGCTCCATGAGCGTCGGGTGCAGGGCCTGGAGACGACGGGGCGTGCCGTCGCGCAATTGCCGATCTGCTGGGACAGGGATCGCGACAAGGCCGTGCAGCGGGCACACGAACAGTTCCGATGGTTCGGCGGCGGATGGCCGACGAACGCGGAACTGCCCAACCCCAAGGCATTTGATGCTGCGACGCGATTCGTGCGACCCGAGGACGTGGCGGATCAGATTCCGTGTGGCCCCGACATCGACGCGGTCGTTGAAGCCGTCAGCGCCTACCGGGACGCCGGGTTCACCGACATCGCGCTCGTGCAGATCGGCGGAGACTCCCAGGACAGCTTCTTCGATGAAGCGGCCCCGGCACTGTTGGCGGCACTACGCGCCGACGCCGCCTGA
- a CDS encoding transglycosylase family protein translates to MSGHLFVRAVAISGVLAISQLSLAISEANAEPNWDAIAQCESGGNWSANTGNGYYGGLQFSPGTWTANGGTGSPAAASRGEQIRVARNVMKTQGIGAWPVCGSAAGQAQAPNVCRTLVQFIPLSNLPFLCRTLLSVFR, encoded by the coding sequence ATGAGCGGGCACCTATTTGTTCGTGCGGTCGCCATATCCGGCGTCCTCGCGATCTCCCAACTGTCGTTGGCGATCTCCGAGGCAAACGCCGAACCCAACTGGGACGCCATCGCCCAGTGCGAATCCGGGGGCAACTGGTCGGCCAACACCGGCAACGGTTACTACGGTGGACTCCAATTCAGCCCCGGCACGTGGACCGCCAACGGCGGCACCGGCTCACCGGCAGCGGCCAGCCGCGGAGAACAGATCCGCGTGGCGCGAAATGTCATGAAAACACAGGGAATCGGCGCATGGCCGGTGTGCGGAAGCGCGGCCGGGCAGGCTCAGGCGCCCAACGTCTGCCGCACTCTCGTGCAGTTCATCCCGCTGTCGAACCTGCCGTTCCTGTGCCGGACGCTGCTGAGCGTCTTCCGCTGA
- a CDS encoding alpha/beta hydrolase: MTTTLLADASGGPAAPTLPPVVAPNHHGLSLLYGWLPVTIQVIAAIVLLVAIGWRGRRWRYLWLPVCAILGIAAAAWANWFTTSQGLAGNPAPAALWVWVGLSGLALGVLVLGWRGTPWWRRGVAILAVPLCVLSTGVALNDWVGYFPTVQTAWGELTAGPLTDETEMSSVTSMKAAGVVPSHGAVVEVDIPDTASGFKHRTEVVYLPPAWFAHNTPPLPAVMMVAGEFNTPADWLRIGNVASLFDNFAAAHGGNAPVFVFVDAGGSFNNDTECVNGPRGNVADHLTKDVPPYLESTFGVSAKPANWGVVGWSMGGTCAVDLTVMHPELFGTFVDIAGDMGPNAGTKEQTIARLYGGSEAQWAAFDPRTVMAKHGPYQGVSGWFAISSDAPTQWKGAKAHPDAIGLGGRDGAGNPGDQTEAGKTLCAQGRQLGIDCAVVAQPGKHDWPFAVTAFQTSLPWLAGRVGTPGVPVTGFPAGSTTPAPPAGPAATIAAGTNPGK; this comes from the coding sequence GTGACGACGACGCTCCTTGCCGACGCCTCCGGCGGCCCCGCCGCCCCGACTCTTCCGCCCGTTGTCGCCCCCAATCACCACGGACTGTCTCTGCTCTACGGATGGCTGCCCGTGACCATCCAGGTGATCGCCGCGATCGTGTTGCTCGTCGCCATCGGCTGGCGCGGCCGGCGGTGGCGCTACCTGTGGCTGCCGGTCTGCGCCATCCTCGGCATCGCCGCTGCCGCGTGGGCGAACTGGTTCACCACATCGCAAGGCCTGGCGGGGAACCCGGCACCGGCGGCCCTGTGGGTCTGGGTGGGCCTGTCGGGGCTGGCACTGGGCGTGCTGGTACTCGGCTGGCGCGGCACCCCGTGGTGGCGTCGCGGCGTCGCGATCCTCGCCGTGCCGCTGTGCGTGCTCAGCACCGGCGTCGCCCTCAACGACTGGGTCGGCTATTTCCCGACCGTCCAGACCGCGTGGGGTGAGCTCACCGCCGGCCCGCTGACCGACGAGACCGAGATGTCCAGCGTCACCTCGATGAAGGCCGCCGGTGTCGTCCCGTCACACGGCGCGGTGGTCGAGGTGGACATCCCGGACACCGCGTCGGGCTTCAAGCACCGCACCGAGGTCGTCTACCTGCCGCCCGCCTGGTTCGCGCACAACACCCCGCCGCTACCGGCCGTGATGATGGTCGCGGGCGAGTTCAACACCCCGGCCGACTGGCTGCGCATCGGCAACGTCGCCAGCCTCTTCGACAACTTCGCCGCGGCCCACGGCGGCAATGCACCGGTGTTCGTCTTCGTCGACGCGGGCGGTTCGTTCAACAACGACACCGAATGCGTCAACGGCCCGCGCGGCAACGTCGCCGACCACCTCACCAAGGACGTCCCGCCATATCTGGAGTCCACGTTCGGCGTCAGCGCCAAACCTGCCAACTGGGGTGTCGTCGGCTGGTCCATGGGCGGCACCTGTGCGGTGGACCTCACGGTGATGCACCCCGAGCTGTTCGGCACGTTCGTCGACATCGCCGGCGACATGGGCCCCAACGCGGGTACCAAGGAGCAGACCATCGCCCGGCTCTACGGCGGCAGTGAAGCGCAGTGGGCGGCCTTCGACCCCCGCACGGTGATGGCCAAACACGGTCCTTATCAAGGTGTTTCGGGCTGGTTCGCCATCTCGTCGGATGCCCCGACCCAGTGGAAGGGCGCCAAGGCGCATCCCGACGCCATCGGCCTCGGCGGCCGCGACGGCGCGGGCAATCCCGGTGACCAGACCGAGGCCGGGAAGACGCTGTGCGCCCAGGGGCGTCAGCTGGGCATCGACTGCGCCGTCGTCGCGCAACCGGGTAAGCACGACTGGCCGTTCGCGGTGACGGCGTTCCAGACCAGCCTGCCGTGGCTGGCGGGGCGGGTCGGCACCCCCGGCGTGCCGGTGACCGGTTTCCCGGCAGGATCGACGACCCCCGCACCGCCCGCCGGCCCGGCCGCGACGATCGCGGCCGGAACAAACCCGGGCAAGTAG
- a CDS encoding cupin domain-containing protein — protein sequence MTTAVDLFAAFVHLYDDGRIERAERTFGSGEPGWHVMTFHAETDAEVHADYWEIHTEADELVVCVAGEIRLHLRAAEDGPGVTLTTGHAMVVPSGTWHRIALTRPSDIMSITFPRGSRLEQRG from the coding sequence ATGACCACCGCCGTCGACCTGTTCGCCGCGTTCGTCCACCTCTACGACGACGGCCGCATCGAACGGGCCGAGCGCACGTTCGGCTCCGGGGAGCCGGGCTGGCACGTCATGACGTTCCACGCGGAGACCGACGCCGAGGTGCATGCCGACTATTGGGAAATCCACACGGAGGCAGACGAACTCGTCGTCTGCGTCGCCGGGGAGATTCGGCTGCACCTACGTGCTGCCGAAGACGGCCCCGGCGTCACGCTGACGACGGGGCACGCCATGGTCGTGCCGAGTGGGACGTGGCACCGCATCGCGTTGACACGTCCCAGCGACATCATGTCGATCACGTTTCCCCGCGGCAGCCGGCTCGAGCAGCGCGGCTGA
- a CDS encoding alpha/beta hydrolase, with product MDPELQPFLSLFPKAELDDPVAARRRLAELSAAVPAPDTTGLQITDRLIPGHPDIPVRLYQPADPVGAILWLRGGGFVMGDLDTEHPWAARIAQATNAVVVSVGYRCAPENPYPAALDDVYQALTWVAANAPQLGVEPSRIAVGGHAAGANLAAAAALRARDEGGPRIAFQLLNQPPLDDRQRSWSARTFTDTVFMTRAKVAASWRHYLGGRPATSYAAPARADDLSGLPPTYLATAEFDPNRDEALEFGIRLLQAGVSVELHQWPGTFHGSQVILGADVSARQVAEISGALRRGLTTGSADLRPVSA from the coding sequence ATGGACCCCGAGCTGCAGCCCTTCCTGTCGCTGTTCCCGAAAGCCGAGTTGGACGACCCGGTCGCCGCCCGCCGCCGACTGGCCGAATTGTCCGCCGCCGTACCCGCTCCAGACACCACCGGCCTCCAGATCACCGACCGCCTCATCCCCGGCCATCCCGACATTCCGGTACGCCTGTACCAGCCGGCGGACCCAGTCGGCGCGATCCTGTGGCTGCGCGGCGGCGGATTCGTCATGGGTGATCTCGATACCGAACACCCGTGGGCCGCACGCATCGCGCAGGCCACCAACGCCGTCGTGGTGTCCGTCGGCTACCGCTGCGCACCCGAAAACCCTTATCCCGCAGCACTGGACGACGTCTACCAGGCGCTGACATGGGTGGCCGCCAATGCACCGCAGCTCGGCGTCGAGCCAAGCCGCATCGCCGTCGGCGGTCATGCGGCGGGCGCCAACCTGGCCGCCGCGGCCGCGCTGCGGGCACGTGACGAGGGTGGCCCCCGGATCGCCTTTCAACTTCTCAACCAGCCACCGCTCGACGACCGCCAGCGCAGCTGGTCGGCCCGCACCTTCACCGACACCGTCTTCATGACACGTGCCAAGGTCGCCGCCAGTTGGCGGCACTATCTCGGCGGCCGACCGGCGACGTCCTACGCGGCACCGGCCAGGGCCGACGATCTGTCCGGGCTACCTCCCACCTACCTCGCCACCGCGGAGTTCGACCCCAACCGCGACGAAGCGCTCGAATTCGGGATCCGGCTGCTGCAGGCCGGCGTGTCCGTCGAACTGCACCAGTGGCCCGGCACATTCCACGGATCTCAGGTGATCCTCGGGGCCGACGTCTCGGCGCGCCAGGTCGCCGAGATCAGCGGCGCGCTGCGCCGCGGCCTGACCACCGGTTCGGCGGACCTGCGGCCGGTGTCCGCATGA
- a CDS encoding helix-turn-helix domain-containing protein translates to MEASTRRLSAAVWDLAIPAHRQPGLAMAGFRGRAPSQLALQLVPYPAVTVFIEFGDGTLIDAAGVHRTGGGVVGLTPGTVTAVGRNVDCLQIRLSPVFACAVFGDCDPTGVLPLDAVWGHAAQRLCDRLHTASSWDERFAIATTELARRRESGPAVDPEVAAAWHAMVHSHGQIRIERIADEIGWGRKRLWSRFGTQIGLPPKRAAQLIRFDDAAHRLATGAAPAEVAGACGYADQSHLHRDARLFAGLTPAGVAEAPWLDVDPVAWQ, encoded by the coding sequence ATGGAAGCGAGCACTCGGCGGCTGAGTGCCGCCGTGTGGGACCTCGCGATTCCGGCGCATCGGCAGCCCGGTCTGGCGATGGCCGGCTTCCGGGGCCGAGCGCCGTCGCAGCTCGCGCTGCAGCTCGTGCCCTACCCCGCGGTGACGGTGTTCATCGAGTTCGGTGACGGCACCCTGATCGACGCCGCGGGCGTTCACCGGACCGGCGGCGGGGTCGTCGGCCTGACGCCCGGCACCGTGACCGCCGTCGGCCGCAACGTCGACTGCCTGCAGATCCGGCTGTCGCCGGTGTTCGCCTGCGCGGTGTTCGGCGACTGCGACCCCACCGGCGTGCTGCCCCTCGACGCGGTCTGGGGCCACGCCGCCCAGCGGCTGTGCGACCGGCTGCACACGGCATCGTCGTGGGACGAGCGGTTCGCCATCGCCACAACGGAATTGGCGCGCCGGCGCGAATCCGGGCCCGCCGTGGACCCCGAGGTCGCGGCCGCGTGGCACGCGATGGTGCACAGCCATGGACAGATCCGGATCGAGCGCATCGCCGACGAGATCGGCTGGGGCCGGAAGCGACTGTGGTCACGGTTCGGCACGCAGATCGGCCTGCCGCCCAAGCGGGCCGCACAACTGATCCGGTTCGACGATGCCGCGCACCGCCTTGCGACCGGCGCCGCGCCCGCCGAGGTGGCCGGCGCCTGCGGCTATGCGGACCAGTCGCATCTGCACCGCGACGCCCGGTTGTTCGCAGGGTTGACGCCGGCGGGCGTGGCCGAGGCGCCGTGGCTCGACGTCGACCCCGTGGCGTGGCAATAG